From the genome of Saccharomyces paradoxus strain CBS432 chromosome XII sequence:
AGACAGGGCCCCAGTATCCAccaaataaataatataccTGAAAATAGAGACCGATATGAACGAACCGAGATAGCTCTTTTCTAGTTTTGAGGTAACAATTTCTATAAGCAATTTCATATGATAGGACATtaatttaataattttttcaataactCGATTGATTTTCCCATTTCTATCATTCTCCATTCCCATGGCAACAGAGGGCCGACTGCATGTATCCTTTTTAAAGAACAACCTCACAAGCAAGGCGGCCTGGAATATGAATAATCGGTGTATCGAAAAGCGAACTACTTTCTGAGTGGCAAGCCCAAAAGGCTCCCGTAAATGCACCAGAGATCCGTTGAAATACTCCGAGACTAACTTTAGTAATGTCAAATAATCTTGTATGGCTGCAAAAGTAAAGCGATGATAATATCTTTTGAACTCAGAAGCGTTCCTAAAAGAttgcttttcaaaatgCAACGATACGCTATGATAGACGTTCATTGTACAAGTGTAACCAATAATATTAGCCACAaatgtttcattttcttcaaaagtgCTAAAGTCAAAAGATTCTTCGTTTGCTAAAAAAGAGGGAATATTAATATGTAAGCTTTTCACCgttgtttcttcaaaagaactTAAAATGAGAGGAAATTTCTGATtcaagaaatcttttgTCTCGTCAATGTTATTCAATACCTCCTTCAGGTAAGAAGTGCCATTTATTGGGTAACAGGAAGTTAGTAGTACTTGTAAAGATAAATGTAAATGATAGATATTCTCTGCTGTAGCCATCAAGGACAAGTCTAGATTGTTAGTAGAAGCGTAATTTTTCTCGAATAGCTCTGGTAGAGATTTGTCAGTCTTGATAAAGGATCGTAAATATTCTAAACTTAGAATGTCAGAATCACCTTCCGGAGTCGATATTtcaaacttcaaaaattgcaCGCCAAGCcataattttcttcttaaaTTGAATAATCTTGGATAATCGTCCCATTCGCTGACGTATCGAGTGTATTGGAAGGGTTCTTCGTTCAGTCCTAGTTTTATTGCCACATTTTccagaaattttaaatttaatAAGCTACTGTGGGTAGGATACATGTCAACTTGATCTGGATTCAAATACCgtaatatgaaaaaatataacaaACAACTGAATGTATGTTCATTAACATATTGAAAAACGTTCATCAGAGCAAGAAGTTTATGGGCGAGTAGCGCTAAATTGTTCGATTTTACACAAAAAGACTCTTTAAATGGATTATTAATACTTAGGCTCAATCGTCTGTGAGAAAAAGCTAATATAATTGTTAGAATCGTTATTGTCTCCAATTTTCTCCTAGAGTCTTTACCCGTAAATACGATGTTGTACCCGTTGAATTCATTCAATTGTAACAGCTCTTTCATATTATCTTCGAATAATGATATTTCCAATAACGGATAGGTCGGATATATTGTTTTGTAAAAGTCCACGATTAAGCCATCAACCTCATCCTTATTgtgtaaatattttgataattCCTCTAAAAGGATATTCACAGAAACTTTCTCATTACTTTCTTCAGGGTGCGCTTGCTCATAATCATACGTGTTATATAGAAAATCTATTGGAGGTGTCAATTTGCTTGTTTTTGAGgtattttcaataattttgagTGCAGCTTTATCGATGAAAAACAAAGGTCCAATTTCACCTATCGGTAAGTTTAATTCTCTCTTTTTACTGTTGGAAGAAACGTTTTCACGATGGCGTTCGACATCAATCAGTATTCTCCCATGTATGCAAGTGGTCAAAGCCTTAGCAAACAAATCATGTTGAAGAATGCTgtgaaaagcaaaaggaCTATCAACAATAGTTGTATTATTCATTACAACAAGCTTGTCGTGCGCATTCCATAAGTTCAtggcaaaatttttcatttcccAGCCTTTAGCACTTGAATTAAGCATGGAAGTGGAGGAGCCACTTGTGGATATCGATGCAGGAGTGAGGTTTCTAAGGTCTCTATATGGGACATTGTCGATGGTGGGAGATTTGTTAGTTCGTCCTGGTTCCACTTCATAGCTGCAAATCGAGGATGAGGCCTTACATTTGGAGCACGTAGGCCAAAGTTTGTCGcattttgttttcctttgtttGCACCGCAAGCAAACAAACGATGGTTTAACCTTTTTTCGAGAAGCAGGGTTCATACTCAGTGCAGTATACTCACCTTGTCATCATAGACTGTTTGTAATTAAATAGTCATTTCTCATCACTTTGTTCTCagtgttttttttgccttAGTGTTGCCTttagaggaaaaaaatgtgaagAGTGCATGCTTCTGCTGCTTACGTAAAAGAGAAACTCTGATCgcaagaaataaaaaataaaaataaaaaaggataGTAATTGTAAAATCAGATATTATTATACTATTATATTAAATTAATTTATTTGGAGAAGGCTATGCCAAGAAAAACGAGATCTGCAACAGATTACTCTCactcttcctttttttgccCTGCTGCCTTTTCGGCATTAACGTATGTAGTATAGTCCAGGATTTGCAATAATTGCCACACTGACCATGCTAAGAAGGCACCCAACAATGGGCCAATCCAGTAAATCCAGTGGTAGTGAGGGAAATATTTCGCAGCGACGGCGGCACCCAGGGATCTTGCAGGGTTGACACCAGTACCAGTGTAACCAGTCAAAGCCATGTGTGCCATAAATAAGGAAATACCAATCGGAAGTGCAGCCATGAAGTTAGTTTCACGCTTTTCAACAGCAGTCATCAAAACGGTTAAACACAATACAGCAGTACCAAACATTTCCAAAAACAACCCTCTAGATCTGGAACAGCCTAGACCCAAAGCATTAGTAAAGAGAACTTTACCTGGTGTCATAGCACTAGCAGCACCACCAGCAGCCATCCCAGCAATAATCTGAGAAAACCACATCACCACACATCTAGTTGGTGAGATAGCTCTGGCTAAAcacaaagaaagagaaacGGCTGGATTCAAAGCCCCACCGGAAACACCAGCAAAACACCAGATAGAAAACATGACAGAAAAGCCAAAACCAAGGGCAATCATGATCAATTGACCTGGATGAGACCCTTCTGGTTCGGTCTTCAAAGCTACATCATGGTTAGCGACATTACAAATGACGTATGCGCACCATAAAAACATGAAAGTACCGCAAAACTCACCCACAGCAGCGATAAAGTGGTTTCTTAAGGTATCTCTGTCAATATTAAAACGTGAATGCTTTGTTTCCGGCTGTTCAGGTGGAATATAAGCGTTGTCAACACCGGTTGGGTCCAGGTGTGaaatgtttttttcaaggtCGTTAGATTCGGTGGACATAGTATAACTAAGCTAGGCTAGCGCTGGTTTGAGAGCTTACATGAACCATAATAGtcagaaacaagaaaaaaaaagacctTGTGCACTAACATGCTACAAAAACTAACATATTTATAGTGCCGGTAGAGAGAGGGGTAGATATGATCCGGGATAAAAAGTTTATAAGAGGATAGCAGCGGCGTTCTAATTCGTTAATGAAAATTATAGTCCGGTATGGAcaagaaatatttccttttttcctttttttctttattttaggttttttttacttGCAGTGTAATAATCTAATCTACTGTAGGagattaaaaaaaacatcTAGAAGGATTGGAGGAGGTAATCCATTATGGCGGTGCTCTTATGGCGGAAAAATACACCTGCGACGTTAAAACAGAACGCGCTGTCGTATTAGCAGCAGTGAAAGTACTGTAGTAGCTACGGTGCACGCTAATGCAACGCTAATTAAATAAGCCTGCTCCAATTTAAAAGGCAGAAAAGAGCCGCAGAATTAAAGCCGTGAAAAGGCTTCGGAGAGTTGGTTCTTAACATTTTCGAAGAAATGTCCTTTAATATGTTTCCTTGGCCCAGAGAAGAGAGGGGAACGCAGCGTCGCTTCTGCTGGTTGAGGACAAAAACTATTCTCATCCCGAACTTTGCTAGGACATAttgtttttggaaaaaaaagccgTGGAACTCCTAAGACTCGTTCCCAAAAAGGGATTTAGAGTTAATTTTTGCTCGGCGTCAGGCCGTAAAAATGCCGGCGCCGCTTAGTAATTAATTGCAAGTTTAGAAGTACCGGACTTATTAGACACTGTCTCAGTAAATTCTTGAAAGCTCAAAAACGCAAATAATTAACTAAAATAGTTGCTAAATAACGCCTTTTATGTGGTAGATGAAAGGTCTTTGATGCCGTAGATATATCTACATATAGGTAGATGTAAGTTTAGAAAGAAGGAGTCGGACAGAGGATTTACCAACACTGGTATTCTTCGAAATACTCAACAATTCTTTCAGGGTAATCAAGAAGTTTCTGAGAAACGCTGTTTCTGACATCGTCGACCAGGACGGGAGGTCCGCAGCATACGATCGCTAATGAGTCTCTAGGCGgcatatttttcattgtgTTGTCAATTGCATTGCTAAAATTAGGTCTTGCGTTGCCGATGTGAGCGAAGTTTGTTAATTCGGCCATTATATCATTATAATTTATTAGTTGGTCTCGTGCATTTGCTCCCTTTGCAACAGCAGCTTGCTGTGTGAGATAAATTTGCACGTTGACATTAGATCGactgtttttcaattctagAACTTCGGATTTATAGccattaagaaaagaaaggtttTTGATCGTTATTATCAGATCTATACTTGTGGGTTTATCAGGTTTTCGTGATAGTTTAATGGCATGGTCTAATGGACCAGGCAAGCCTGTTCCTCCACttaataataacaaatgGTCGAAGTCACCGAGTTTATGGTTGCTGGGTCCATAAGGTCCCTCAATGGCTACTCGGAGCTGTAATTTACCATTTAAAGATTGCAAAATCTTGTTATAAATGAATCTAGTGAGACCGTTTTTCGGTTTGATCACTAAAACACACTTATCCCCTTCGTCGATAATGGTAAATGGATGGCATTGCCAAAATATCAAAGgatgtaaaaaataaatgaaacaATATTGTCCCGGTTTTGAATGCCATCTCCGGTTATGTTTGGGTATGATTACTTTAAACATTTCATCGTGCGGGTTGTTGCTGGTGTTCAAATTGATTAGTGTTGCTTTCGGAAATCTAAACCGCAAAATGTTCCATATTCTGAAAAGCTTTTCCAACCCCCAAATGAACAAGGACAGCACGATCCATTCTTTCCAGCCATTGAAAATCTTGACGTGTttccaacaacaataaaagaataaaatgGCCAATATAATATGGGTgtatagaaaaaattcgtagtgtctttttcttactaCTCCTAGCGATAGAACCAATAGGACGAAAAGCACCGTTATACCTGCTATACCAAACTTCCAATAGAGCTGTTTGTTGCTGAGTATAAAGGCGTGGTTAACGATTGCAAATAATGAATAAGAAAGCGAATGTATCGTTGCGTTTAAAACCATGATTCTACCGATCCATTTATGGAAACTAATAAATGAATTGAATTTGAGCCCTGttaaaaattccaaaaaacTATTCCTTGCtgtaaaaatgataatgagAGGGAACTGTGTAAAGGCCAATATCCCAGATCTATCAGCCAACAGTCTCGTAAACTGCGACAGGTGGCTGTTGAAAATAAGATTATATGGGTCTATGATGTAACTTACGgacaaaaatatgatgtTAGCCAATGAATAGCCAATAATGATCCATGCTTCCAAGGAACTCGGCATCAATCCCGTAAAGACTTCCAAGTTTAGAAAGTTGAAGTGATTCGCGTGTTTATCTACTAAAAATGTAGGCAGCACAAAACGACCTCGAATATAATTGACGATCCGGCACCCAAATAGCGCTCGATTCAGCCCGTTATAGTGACTCATGTGGAAGAATACGGCGATCAAACCCACTATAACGAAGTAGTAACTTAAATATGCACCATAAACACTGCTAATATCTAAATTATAGGCATGCGCATGAAAAGCTCGTACCCATTTAGATCTTGTCTCGCGGTCGACCCGAACGGATGTCGATAAGCTTTCAACAGAACTATAGTTTTTTAAGGCATGAGAAGAAGCGTTGTTTAGGGATAAGTAGTATTGCTCCAGCGAAATGTTGCTAAACTTTTTATCGACGAACGAGCACGTATTTCGTACATTTCCCAAGCTTTCTTCGAAACTTGAATTGTCCGTGGGAAATACCTGGTCTGTGAGTGAATTGAAGATACAAAGTGACCAAGTATCAAATGCTGGCGAATAAGAACATATGGTAGAGTAGAAGCCTGGCACAAGGGAATTATCAAATGACCATTTCAGggtatttatatatgaTGCGCATGCCAGCACAGCGTTGGATCCCAAAcgatcttttttttcagtatgTGGCAACTTTATATTGAAAGCGCTTGCTAAAGATATCAACCACGTTAAAAGTAGAAGCGGTTTATGCATATTCGTGAGTTACGGTCGTCATGATTTACTTTAGACGCTCATAGAAAAATCATTGCTGCTTTTGTTCGATGACTTTGTACCCTCTCTTGATCTACTTGACCAGCATTGCCATTCAGAATTTAGAATTTCAAATACGGGTGCAAAAACAATGCCAACGGGCCGGGGTGCACGGAACCTTGAATCTAAGTATTGTATTTGAGATAGAGTtgcaaagagaaaattatAATTATAATAGTTCTATACATGTATTCTGTATATATACGactattttatatatagatatacatatttcattttcttggagattgttgtcatttttgaaatcattTACCTTAATGAGAACCAGCACCTCTGCTGACCCTTTCCAAAACAGAATCGTAAGAGACTTCGGAGAAATCAGTACCTTGGACATCAGTAGAGACACCGTTCAAGGCTCTCCTTAAGGCATCCTTGGAGGATGCATAAACCATCTTGGATCTGACTGGAGCGGTATCTGGAGACCaagtaaagaaaacgaTCTTGGATCTCTTACCTTCGTTACCATTGATTTCGTATTCAAAATCGTAAATAGCGTAAAGACAGTCGTTTTCTGGCAATTTCTCCAAGAAAGCATCGTAAGATGGATCGTTAGAGGTTTCTTTGACAACGATTTCGGTTTTAGCATCGTTCAATCCgaataaaataaatttgtattttttacCTAGTTTCAAGTCATTGAAAGCGGTAAGGGATTCatcagcaacagcaacacTACACAGAAACTTCGCATCTTTCCGGCTTCTTATGACTTTTTTCCCCACATTCCTTTTAAAGTTTCTCTATGACAAAAAGGGAGGAAAGAAACAGCATAAGACAGCGAGATAAAACGGGACCAGGTCAATTAGTTAGTAATTGGCACTTCTCACACAGTATGGATAAAATTTTAGCATACCCAGATCTAGACATCTTGTTTTGTTagttttttgtttatatatgttcTGAAATCTAAAGTTTACGTAGTTGCTAACTagtcttttcttgtttcctcttttttcttccaattttgtCATCAAACAGGGGCGGCGTCACCCGACTCATATACTTGTTTACCCGGAtatttgataataataatacaaaGACTCTATATAGCATTAATGGCAAGCTTATAGAATTGTTTCTCTCGAGCTCCAAGACAATCAGTTTTTCATCAGGAAGTTTGATGTCTAGTCTTGAGCTTGTTGAAGCTCTAGAAGAAAGGTATGACCGACTGGAGGTGCTTATAGGCACCGGATACAGCAAGAATTCCGATGTTTCAGCGCAACTAGATGAACTATACAGACAGTTACATCATCTATACTTCCAGGGTCTAAAGTACTCTCAAGATCTTCTACAACTCTTAAATGCTTTCTTAATGGAAGATACTGAGAACATAGGAGCTCCTGATGACGTTCTTATTTTTGCTAGTTGCTTTGACGATATCTATACATTATATAGTAAATTTGACGAGTTGAACAATCAATATATGGAGTTTTGTCAGATCAGGAAAAGTTCGTTATATCAGATTCCCTCCAAAGATGGCAAGATTGTAACGAAGCACTTGAAGGAACTTCCTAAGCTGGTGAATAACTGTAACATGATGATTTTAAGATCAATTGCAACTCTAAACCGTTTCATTGATTGGAATATTGAGATTAATGAATTCTTTCAgttccaaaagaaaagattgtTAAATTTACAAAAGGTAATTTATAGTACGTGaatatatgtgtatatatattaatatatatatactttaGCTTTGAAGCGGTTAGTCCTTTTTAGagttcaatttttctacAAACGCCTTTTTAGCCATTTCAATTAGGATTTCCAATTCTCCGCTATGTTCACACATGCTGTAAAAGGCACTTTGTTTGTTGAGTAGCAAGGAATATGGATGATCATATTCTTTAACTTCACCTGCATCCATCACTAAAATTTTGTCATAATCGATAACAGATCTTAATCTATGTGCAATTGTCAAAATTGTACTTCCCTGGAACTCTTTTCTGATagtttcttgaatttttgcATCGGAACCATAGTCGATGGACGCTGTAGCTTCGTCTAGCAAAATTATCTTTGGACTCCTCAGTAACGATCTGGCGAGACACATCAATTGACGCTGTCCTTGGGACAAATTGGATCCACCTTCACTGATTTCACTGCTCAAATCCAAGAATTTATTAACGTTCTCTGAATTAGTCGACGAAGTGTCATTGCCCGCCTCTCTTGTGACCCCATGTTGTAATTGCTCTTCACTGATTAGATTTACACGTTTCAAAGCTTCAAAGATCTTTTTGTCACTAAATTCATCATATGGATCTAGGTTGGTCTTGATCGTGCCTGAAAATAGTGTTGGATCTTGTGGAATAATAGTTATAGAACGACGCAATCTTTGTAAATCAACGCCAGAGATATCGATATTATCAATCTTGATATGGCCTGTCTCAGGTTCCAAAAATCTAAATAAGGCAGTAATAATAGTTGATTTACCGGCACCGGTTCTACCAACAATACCGATCTTAGATTGTGCGTCgacagaaaatgaaacgTTTTTAATTACTCTAGGTAGGTTTGGAGCGTAACGTAATGATAAATCATTAACCTCGATTTTACCATCTTGCGGCCATTGTGGTGGCGGCACTTCTTTATGTTGGTTGTATGGCTCTTGCTCAATTTCCATATATTCTTTGACTCTTTCAACAGAATTCATATTCATCTCCACTTCAGAGTACAATCTAACCAACCACAATGCACCTTCAGTGAAGGAAATCGCATATGTTAAAGATATACCGGCCATACCCGAATCTAGATGATTGATATTGAATAGTATGAACAGACCAGCTCCAAAGATGACCAAGGATCCAATCATGTCTATTCTGAAGGCTAACCAACGATTAGCAACCCATAAGTAGAAGAAcggtttattattttcatcaattttgtGTAAGTTCTCTTGCATAAACCTTCCTTCATCACCAAACGCACGAATAGTTGTAACACCGACAAGAGTCTCGGAAAAGTGTTGATAGATTGGCGATCTGGAGATAGATTCAAATCTTTTCAGTTCACGAGAACCCGCCATGTAGAAGTACCCaacaaaataatacaatATTGAAACAACTATAGCAACAGATAAAAATTGTGGAGTGATAAATGTGATCAATATGACGGTGGATAAACATTCAATAAGCGAATAGAAGGCCCCTTGTATATAAGGTGTCAATTCCTGATCAATAGCCTCGATATCCTTGGAAAATCTGTTCATAATTCTACCTGTTGGAGTagcatcaaaaaatcttatCTTGGAGTGTAGAACCTTGTTTAGAATCATGTTGAATATCTTTCTTGACGCGTTGATACCAGCAACGAAATTTAAAATAGTCTTACCTGCCCCCAATAAGGATTGAGCCAAACCAATGATTAAGTACAGAATCAGATAATACATTGTGGAATGTTCACTGGTGGGTTGGTTCTCAGTTGACGCCATACTAATTTGGAACGAACCTCTCCAATCAATTAGATGACTAGCCTCCTTAGAGACAAAGGCAATAGCGCGTTGCGCTCTGGGAACAATTTTAGCAATAATATTGTGTGATGCCCAGGCGCGAACCCACCATGATTGTCCGATATACAAAAGTTGGGCTATTAAGAACAAGGAAGctaaaaatgaaacaattTTCCAAccaccaaaaattttcaagtaCCATTTATAGACATCCATGCCAACTACACCCTCTTCCttggtttcttcttctattaaTTTACCATCTTCAGCACGTTCAGCTTCTGTTCTCAATGGtttttgaagtttcttTGCTTCAAATTGGGAGGAGTTGTTGTTCATGCTAATTTGTTGTTCTTTGACAGCGGGTAGGTTACTTAGGCTTGTGCTACTTTTTGCAGCTAAGTTAGCAGAAGAGTTTGCCCGTGATAAGATACTACTTTTTACTAACTCATCTTCACCAAACAAACCCTTTTGTAGCATATCTATTGGGTCTCCTTGGTCTTTAACCCTACCATCTTCTAACAATACCACCAATTCAGCATTTCTCAAGGTTAAGGCGATGTTGTGGGAAACCAAAATACATGTTCTATCTTCCATTAATGGTCCAGTAATACAATTATCGTAAATCCAGGATGCTGTGTGAGAATCAACTGCGCTTAAACAATCATCCAAAAGAACATGTCTTGCGTTGGAGTACAGAGCCCTAGCAAGAGAAACTCTTTGCTTTTGACCACCAGATAAAGTAATCCCCTTCTCGCCGATTTCCGTCAAGTCACCGGCTTTCAAGATCTCGAAATCACGCTTCAATCCACATGCTTCAACAACAGCTTTATACCTTGCCTCATTAAATGGACTATTGAATAAAATGTTGTTTTTTACAGTATCATTTAGAAGCCAGGCGGCCTGAGAACAATAAGCAATGGAATTAGTTGTTCCATTCGCATCTACCACTACTTCCTGCCTTGGCTCCAGAGCTGGAACGACAACCTTACCACTGAGTAGATACATTTCGCCTAATAATGCCATCAGTAGAGATGTCTTACCGGAACCAGTTGGGCCAATAACGACATTTAGTTTACCAGTTTTGAATTCAATGTTCAAATCCTTCAATTTGAAGTCTTGATTGTCCTTATCCCAGGAGATGGTGGAATTCTCAAAGGCAAATCTTTTCCCATTTGGATCCACGGTCAATTGATCGTATTTCTTTgtatcattttcatttaagAAATCCTGGACTCTATCTAATGAGACCTTTGATTGAACGACAAAACTTAACATATCAGACAAACGATCCAACGGATCTCTTAATAACGTGAATAAAGAAAGCGCAGTGAAGGCAACTGGAGTGGTTAATACCTCACCTTGAACGTAAATGTAGTAAGCAAATGAAGAGGCTGTTACAATAGTTGGAGTAACgaaccaaagaaaagaactgATAGACCAAACAATAGATCTCATTAGCAACAGAGACAATTCGTTTTCTCTAATAGTATTaatatctttttcaaaattctcCTCCCATGAAAAGTATTTGATGATTCTGATAGCTTGGAAAGCTTCATTCAGCTTTTGAATACGATTATCTGTGACGGCcaagttcttcttctgcaaATCGCCAATGTATTTGGCAAGTTTGTAATTCAGTGGGAGCATAGCAACAATGATTAAGACACCTACAATTGCAGCAAAACCTAACAGATGGTATAACAGCGCAAGAGCAACAACAGTCATGACAAAGGCCTCTAAAAATGAATGTAGATAACCACAAATTTCAGAGACCTTGAAGGCGTCAATGGCCATCAGATTGATAATCGCTCCGAGGTTGGCGGAAGAAGTGGACTCCTCATCGCCGTTGATGCTCTTTTGATCATTGATTTCTTGTGGATCCTCATTAGTAGGTTTAGTCTTGTTAGTGgagatttttcttctcaaagCTTTAGTGTAAATTTCGGAGATTATAATACTTTTCATTCTGATACAAACTCTCCTTCCAAAGAATAGTGCTTGTGCTTGGCAAATAGCCACTAATATCCTACCCACAAACATGGTAGTTACATAAAACCAGGCTAGGTTTGAGGGAGCAGATGACTGATCTTCAACATACTCCAGGATTCTTTTCAGTAAAACTGTTGGAATAAAGGAGAGTACACTGCCCAAAAATGCCCAAAAGCATTGTAGTACCAAataattggaaaagaaaaagaaaaggtttAGCGAAAAAATACGTTTCTTCTTAACCTTATGGTCAACAAAGTacctgaattttttcaccacaaagaaagaataatcTTGCATCATCAATCCCCAAATATCCTTAACTTTGATACTCACCTTGTGTGCTTTCCAAACAAAACTGTCCAACCAAGCCCAGCATATGAATCCAGCAATAGAAGTTACCGGTTCTGGAGATGGAGTAATCCAGCTATCTGTTTTATAGATGATAGCAAAATTATTTCTTATCCTCGCAAAAAAGAGCAATAAGAAAAGGGCAAGGTTGATTGATATTTGTGAAATGTAATACTTTCTTAGAATAGGAGTGTTTATATGGTGAATGAAAATGGAACGGAAGGGTAAAACCATagaaataaacaaaatcaaataatttATGAACGACACCGACCATAGATTTCCGGGATATTTGtttatcaatttgaaattttgattgACGTTTGCTAGACGTAAAGAGACAATTACAAACAATAAGCACCATTCTACTAAACCAGTAATCGTACCTCGTTGAGTGAACTCTGGGTTTTTATTAACATAGTGTAACAGTATAAAAGAATGTATTATAACTTGAGAAAgtaccaaaaaaaactccaggataatttttgatttttcaatgaagCCTCTTCTTATTATTTCAGGTTCTCCATGAGGTTCTCCATTTAGCTTAACTGATTTTAGCTTTTCCAGAGAAAAATGTCTATTTTTTAATGCGTCTTTTTTACAATTAATGTCCACATAATTGGTCGTAGTGGTATTATTGTTTATCAAAGGACTCTGTTCGTCTTCGTCGGTAGATGAGTACAAGAGTTCATCAATTGggtttctttctttcaagtGTAGGACGttataatagtaataatgtTTCCATATGTTATAAGTTACGAACAACGCCGTGAACATTGAAAGCACCAAGGGAGTATAATAATTAAGGTACTTTGTTCTGCCGTACCAAGTTACGTCATCGTAAAACCAAAACTGATGGTCAGGTCTTGTTGAATTAAGTACTTGTTGCATGTTCCCGGtagctttttcttccttagTTCGGTCTTGGAAGCGTAATCTTGATAATAAAACTAGAATTAAAGATGTATAAAGGGAATGCCGCAAAAATGTATTAAAGTTGTTCTCAAACGAAAAGATTTGAATTGAAAGGAGTACAAAATCTGGGAAAGTATAATGTTTCTTGAATGCGATGGAACGAAGTGAAAGGAAAAAGCG
Proteins encoded in this window:
- the YBT1 gene encoding bile acid-transporting ATPase YBT1 (Transporter of the ATP-binding cassette (ABC) family~similar to YLL048C), which produces MQQVLNSTRPDHQFWFYDDVTWYGRTKYLNYYTPLVLSMFTALFVTYNIWKHYYYYNVLHLKERNPIDELLYSSTDEDEQSPLINNNTTTTNYVDINCKKDALKNRHFSLEKLKSVKLNGEPHGEPEIIRRGFIEKSKIILEFFLVLSQVIIHSFILLHYVNKNPEFTQRGTITGLVEWCLLFVIVSLRLANVNQNFKLINKYPGNLWSVSFINYLILFISMVLPFRSIFIHHINTPILRKYYISQISINLALFLLLFFARIRNNFAIIYKTDSWITPSPEPVTSIAGFICWAWLDSFVWKAHKVSIKVKDIWGLMMQDYSFFVVKKFRYFVDHKVKKKRIFSLNLFFFFSNYLVLQCFWAFLGSVLSFIPTVLLKRILEYVEDQSSAPSNLAWFYVTTMFVGRILVAICQAQALFFGRRVCIRMKSIIISEIYTKALRRKISTNKTKPTNEDPQEINDQKSINGDEESTSSANLGAIINLMAIDAFKVSEICGYLHSFLEAFVMTVVALALLYHLLGFAAIVGVLIIVAMLPLNYKLAKYIGDLQKKNLAVTDNRIQKLNEAFQAIRIIKYFSWEENFEKDINTIRENELSLLLMRSIVWSISSFLWFVTPTIVTASSFAYYIYVQGEVLTTPVAFTALSLFTLLRDPLDRLSDMLSFVVQSKVSLDRVQDFLNENDTKKYDQLTVDPNGKRFAFENSTISWDKDNQDFKLKDLNIEFKTGKLNVVIGPTGSGKTSLLMALLGEMYLLSGKVVVPALEPRQEVVVDANGTTNSIAYCSQAAWLLNDTVKNNILFNSPFNEARYKAVVEACGLKRDFEILKAGDLTEIGEKGITLSGGQKQRVSLARALYSNARHVLLDDCLSAVDSHTASWIYDNCITGPLMEDRTCILVSHNIALTLRNAELVVLLEDGRVKDQGDPIDMLQKGLFGEDELVKSSILSRANSSANLAAKSSTSLSNLPAVKEQQISMNNNSSQFEAKKLQKPLRTEAERAEDGKLIEEETKEEGVVGMDVYKWYLKIFGGWKIVSFLASLFLIAQLLYIGQSWWVRAWASHNIIAKIVPRAQRAIAFVSKEASHLIDWRGSFQISMASTENQPTSEHSTMYYLILYLIIGLAQSLLGAGKTILNFVAGINASRKIFNMILNKVLHSKIRFFDATPTGRIMNRFSKDIEAIDQELTPYIQGAFYSLIECLSTVILITFITPQFLSVAIVVSILYYFVGYFYMAGSRELKRFESISRSPIYQHFSETLVGVTTIRAFGDEGRFMQENLHKIDENNKPFFYLWVANRWLAFRIDMIGSLVIFGAGLFILFNINHLDSGMAGISLTYAISFTEGALWLVRLYSEVEMNMNSVERVKEYMEIEQEPYNQHKEVPPPQWPQDGKIEVNDLSLRYAPNLPRVIKNVSFSVDAQSKIGIVGRTGAGKSTIITALFRFLEPETGHIKIDNIDISGVDLQRLRRSITIIPQDPTLFSGTIKTNLDPYDEFSDKKIFEALKRVNLISEEQLQHGVTREAGNDTSSTNSENVNKFLDLSSEISEGGSNLSQGQRQLMCLARSLLRSPKIILLDEATASIDYGSDAKIQETIRKEFQGSTILTIAHRLRSVIDYDKILVMDAGEVKEYDHPYSLLLNKQSAFYSMCEHSGELEILIEMAKKAFVEKLNSKKD